Proteins encoded within one genomic window of Spiribacter curvatus:
- the ubiE gene encoding bifunctional demethylmenaquinone methyltransferase/2-methoxy-6-polyprenyl-1,4-benzoquinol methylase UbiE, with the protein MTESEPIHQDETHFGYQRVPVAEKARRVGEVFSSVASRYDVMNDLMSVGLHRLWKRQALRLINARPGQRVLDLAAGTGDLAEGMAGQVGPSGQVIVSDINPAMLETGRDRLLNEGVTGQLDYVIADAEQLPFPSRSFDRISIGFGLRNVTRIPAALKAMREALRPGGQVVILEFSSLYLRPLQPVYDLYSFRMLPLMGHFVAQDADSYRYLAESIRQHPDQETLKAMMETAGFEDVDYINLSGGVVALHHGHVY; encoded by the coding sequence ATGACAGAATCCGAACCGATCCATCAGGACGAGACGCATTTCGGCTATCAACGGGTGCCGGTCGCAGAGAAGGCCCGCCGCGTGGGCGAGGTATTCAGCTCCGTGGCCAGCCGCTACGACGTCATGAACGACCTGATGTCGGTGGGGCTGCATCGACTCTGGAAGCGCCAGGCTCTGCGCCTGATCAACGCCCGGCCCGGTCAGCGGGTCCTGGATCTGGCCGCGGGAACCGGCGATCTGGCCGAGGGCATGGCCGGGCAGGTCGGCCCGTCCGGCCAGGTCATTGTCTCTGACATTAATCCAGCCATGCTCGAGACCGGCCGCGACCGGCTGCTGAACGAGGGCGTCACCGGTCAGCTCGATTATGTGATCGCTGATGCCGAGCAGCTGCCGTTCCCGTCGCGATCCTTCGATCGCATCAGCATCGGCTTCGGCCTGCGCAACGTCACCCGTATCCCGGCGGCGCTGAAGGCCATGCGCGAGGCGCTTCGACCCGGCGGGCAGGTCGTCATACTCGAGTTCTCGTCGCTCTATCTGCGCCCCCTGCAGCCGGTCTACGACCTCTACTCCTTCCGCATGCTGCCGCTGATGGGGCATTTCGTGGCGCAGGACGCCGACAGCTATCGCTATCTTGCCGAGTCGATCCGCCAGCATCCCGACCAGGAGACACTGAAAGCCATGATGGAGACCGCGGGCTTCGAGGATGTCGATTACATCAATCTGAGCGGAGGGGTGGTCGCGCTCCACCACGGCCATGTCTACTGA